The genomic interval GCGCCCTGCCCGTTATCGGCACTGCCCGCACGGAGGTGCTGCTGTTCGTGGCGGCGCTGATCGCGGGCATCTTTACGGCGCAGGCCCTGATGCGCCTCGCCCAGGGCAAGCCGAGCGTCTCTCAGACGCTGCGGCAATAAGACGAGAGCAGTGGAGGAAAGCATGAGCGCATACCGCACGAACATGTCCGTCCGGCCCGAGGTGAAGGGCTTTTTCGACCCGCAGACCAACACGATCAGCTATGTCGTGAAGGACCCGAACTCGAAGGCTTGCGCTGTCGTCGACTCGGTGATGGACATCGACTACGCCGCCGGGCGCATCACCTTCGAGCACGCCGACGAGATCATCGATTACGTCAAGCAGAACGATCTCCAAGTCGAGTGGCTGATCGAAACGCATGTCCACGCCGATCACCTTTCCGCCGCCCCTTATATCCAGGAAAAGCTGGGCGGCAAGATCGGCATCGGCGATAAGATCACCGTGGTTCAGGAGACCTTCGGCAAGGTCTTTAACGAAGGCACGGAATTCCAGCGCGACGGCAGCCAGTTCGACCGCCTGTTCTCGGATGGCGACACCTACGAGATCGGCACGATGTCGGCGTTCGTCATCCACACGCCGGGCCACACGCCGGCCTGCATGACGCATGTCATCGGTGATGCGGCCTTCGTCGGCGATACGCTGTTCATGCCCGACGGCGGCTCGGCCCGCGCGGACTTCCCCGGAGGCGATGCCGGCACGCTCTACGACTCGATCCAGAAGATCCTTCAGCTTCCCGACGACATGCGCCTTTTCATGTGCCACGACTACGCGCCCGGCGGCCGAGAGATCAAATGGGAGACCACCGTCGGCGAGGAGAAGGCTCACAACATCCATGTCGGCGGCGGCAAGACGAAGGAAGAGTTCGTCAAGTTCCGCACCGAGCGCGATGCGCAGCTTGCCATGCCGCGGCTCATCATCCCCTCGCTGCAGGTGAACATGCGCGCGGGCGAGGTGCCGACCGACGAGCACGGCGACAAGATGCTGAAGGTCCCGGTCAACAAGCTGTAGCATCGGGAAAACGCAGCGCCGGGCCCTCGTGTCCGGCGCTTGCGCTTCGGCCCGTCGAGGACGGGCCAAGGTGGCACATGCCGCACAAGCAAGAGGAAACGAACAAATGGACGCCAAGCCGATTTCGGACCGTCTCAGCGTATCGGGGCAGATCCGCCCCGAGGACATCCCCGAGATCGCGCAGGCTGGATACCGCGCGATCATCTGCAACCGCCCGGACGGCGAAGCGCCTGACCAGCCGAGCTTCGAGGAGATCGAATCCGCGGCCGAATCCGAGGGGCTGGAAGCACGCTACATGCCGGTCGTTTCGGGCCGTGTACGCGACGAGGACGCGGAAGCCTTCGGCGCGGCGCTGAAGGAACTGCCCGGCCCGATCCTCGCCTATTGCCGCTCCGGCACGCGCTCGGCCACCCTCTGGTCGCTCGCCGAAGCCGAAAGCCGCCCCGTGACCGACATTCTCGCCTCCACAAAGCGCGCGGGCTACGACATGAGCGGCGTTGTCAGGCGCATCGCCAATGCCGGCAAGACGCCGACCGACCGGCCGGACGCGACCTATGACGTGGTGATCGTTGGCGGAGGCGCGGCGGGCATATCGGTCGCATCGAGCCTGCAGGCGCGGCGCTCCGGCCTGGAGATCGCCATCATCGACCCGGCAGACGTGCATTATTACCAGCCCGGCTGGACGATGGTCGGCGGCGGGATTTTCGACGCGGAAGACACCGCCAAGACGATGGGTTCGCTCATCCCGCGCGGCGTGCACTGGGTCAAGGCGGCGGTCGCGGCCTTCGAGCCGGGGGACAACGCCGTGATCCTCGACGGCTGCCGGGTCATCAAATATCAGCGCCTCGTGGTCTGCCCGGGCCTCAAGCTGGACTGGAACCGCGTGGAAGGGCTGGTCGAAACGCTGGGCCGCAACGGGGTGACCTCGAATTACCGCTACGATCTCGCGCCCTACACTTTCGAGCTTGTGCAGAAGATGAAGGGCGGCCGCGCGGTGTTCACCCAGCCGCCCATGCCGATCAAGTGTGCCGGCGCGCCGCAGAAGGCAATGTATCTCTCGGCCGATTACTGGAACCGCCACGGGCGGCTGAAGGATATTGACATCGGCTTCTACAATGCCGGCGGCGTGCTGTTCGGCGTGAAGGAGTATGTCCCGGCGCTTATGGAATACGTCGAGAAGTACGGCATTGACCTCAATTTCTTCCATAACCTCGTGAAGGTTGACGGCGACGCGAAAACCGCCTGGTTCGACGTCAACAAGCCGGACACCGAGACGGAGCGCGTGAAGGTCGAGTTCGACATGATGCATGTCTGCCCGCCGCAGACCGCGCCGGACTTCATCCGCGTTTCGCCGCTGGCCGACGAGGCCGGCTGGGTCGATGTCGACCAGTCCACGCTACGCCACAAGACCTACGAGAATATCTGGGCGCTAGGCGACGTCATGAACGCGCCGAATGCGAAGACAGCGGCCGCCGCGCGCAAGCAGGCTCCGGTGGTGGCCGAGAACATAGTGGCCGACATCAAGGGCAAGTCCCCCGTCGCGCAGTATGACGGCTACGGATCCTGCCCGCTCACGGTGGAGCGCGGCAAGATCGTGCTGGCCGAGTTCGGCTATGGCGGCAAGCTGCTGCCGAGCTTCCCGAGCTGGCTGATCGACGGCACCAAGCCGAGCCATCTCGCCTGGCTGCTCAAGGAGAAAATCCTGCCGCCGGTCTACTGGAAGGCGATGCTGCGCGGCAAGGAGTGGATGGCCAAGCCGGAGAAGCTGGAAACGGCCTGATCCGTTCCGCGTCCCGAACAATCGATCTCGCGCCGGCAACCCGCTGGCGTGCCCGTTTCTGTCGTCAGATGATGAGGTCAGGAAATGATCCCGCGTCCAGTCGCACGGTATCTGCCGATCCTCAAATGGGGCGTGGAGTACACGCGCGAGGCGCTCACGAACGATCTGGTGGCCGCGGCGATCGTGACGATCATGCTGATCCCGCAGTCACTCGCCTACGCGCTGCTGGCCGGGCTGCCGCCGGAAGCGGGCATCTACGCCTCGATCGTGCCGATCATCCTTTATGCCGTTTTCGGAACGAGCAGCAGCCTGGCGGTCGGGCCGGTCGCGGTGGTCTCGTTGATGACGGCGGCGGCAATCGGCGATGTCGCGCAAAGCGGCACGGCGGGCTATGCGACGGCGGCGCTGACGCTGGCAATGCTGTCCGGCGGTTTCCTGCTGCTGCTGGGCGTGTTCCGGCTAGGCTTTCTGGCGAATTTCCTGTCGCATCCGGTCATCGCCGGCTTCATCACCGCGTCTGGCCTCATTATCGCGGCGAGCCAGCTCAAGCACATCCTGGGTATTCCGGCCGAGGGGCATAACCTGTTCGAGCTGCTTCGCTCGCTGGCACTGCACATCACCGAGCTGAACCCGATCACGCTCATCATCGGCGCGGCGGCGACCGCGTTCCTGTTCTGGGTCCGCAAAGGATTGAAGCCGCTGCTGATCGCGGCAGGGCTGAACCGGCGGCTGGCCGATGTTGCGGCGAAGGCTGGGCCGGTGCTGGCCGTGGCGGTCACGACGCTGATCGTCGGCGGGCTACGGCTGGATGCGCAGGGCGTCGATATCGTCGGCACGGTACCGCAGGGCCTACCACCCTTCACCATGCCGGATTTCTCCAGCGACCTGCTCCTCAAGCTCATCGGCCCGGCGATCCTGATCTCGATCATCGGCTTCGTGGAGTCGATCTCGGTCGCGCAGACGCTCGCGGCGAAAAAGCGCCAGCGCATCGACCCGGACCAGGAGCTGATCGGCCTTGGCGCGGCCAATGTCGGCGCGGCGTTTACCGGCGGCTATCCGGTCACGGGCGGCTTCGCCCGCTCAGTGGTGAACTTCGACGCCGGCGCGGAGACCCCGGCGGCGGGTGCTTTCACGGCCGTCGGGCTGGCGATCGCGGCAATGGCGCTGACCCCGCTGATCTACTATTTGCCGACGGCGACGCTGGCGGCG from Dichotomicrobium thermohalophilum carries:
- a CDS encoding SulP family inorganic anion transporter codes for the protein MIPRPVARYLPILKWGVEYTREALTNDLVAAAIVTIMLIPQSLAYALLAGLPPEAGIYASIVPIILYAVFGTSSSLAVGPVAVVSLMTAAAIGDVAQSGTAGYATAALTLAMLSGGFLLLLGVFRLGFLANFLSHPVIAGFITASGLIIAASQLKHILGIPAEGHNLFELLRSLALHITELNPITLIIGAAATAFLFWVRKGLKPLLIAAGLNRRLADVAAKAGPVLAVAVTTLIVGGLRLDAQGVDIVGTVPQGLPPFTMPDFSSDLLLKLIGPAILISIIGFVESISVAQTLAAKKRQRIDPDQELIGLGAANVGAAFTGGYPVTGGFARSVVNFDAGAETPAAGAFTAVGLAIAAMALTPLIYYLPTATLAATIIVAVLSLVDLGILKRAWDYSKADFAAVSATILVTLGFGVELGVTTGVALSVLIHLFKTSRPHMAVVGRVPGTEHYRNVLRHNVITDPHILTVRVDESLYFANARYLEDRLYDMVAQRDDLRHVILMCPAVNEIDMSALESLEAINERLAALGVQFHLSEVKGPVMDRLESTHFLEHLTGEVFLSQHQAMRELSEHGAEARPAEALSNQHA
- a CDS encoding MBL fold metallo-hydrolase, producing the protein MSAYRTNMSVRPEVKGFFDPQTNTISYVVKDPNSKACAVVDSVMDIDYAAGRITFEHADEIIDYVKQNDLQVEWLIETHVHADHLSAAPYIQEKLGGKIGIGDKITVVQETFGKVFNEGTEFQRDGSQFDRLFSDGDTYEIGTMSAFVIHTPGHTPACMTHVIGDAAFVGDTLFMPDGGSARADFPGGDAGTLYDSIQKILQLPDDMRLFMCHDYAPGGREIKWETTVGEEKAHNIHVGGGKTKEEFVKFRTERDAQLAMPRLIIPSLQVNMRAGEVPTDEHGDKMLKVPVNKL
- a CDS encoding bifunctional protein tyrosine phosphatase family protein/NAD(P)/FAD-dependent oxidoreductase, whose protein sequence is MDAKPISDRLSVSGQIRPEDIPEIAQAGYRAIICNRPDGEAPDQPSFEEIESAAESEGLEARYMPVVSGRVRDEDAEAFGAALKELPGPILAYCRSGTRSATLWSLAEAESRPVTDILASTKRAGYDMSGVVRRIANAGKTPTDRPDATYDVVIVGGGAAGISVASSLQARRSGLEIAIIDPADVHYYQPGWTMVGGGIFDAEDTAKTMGSLIPRGVHWVKAAVAAFEPGDNAVILDGCRVIKYQRLVVCPGLKLDWNRVEGLVETLGRNGVTSNYRYDLAPYTFELVQKMKGGRAVFTQPPMPIKCAGAPQKAMYLSADYWNRHGRLKDIDIGFYNAGGVLFGVKEYVPALMEYVEKYGIDLNFFHNLVKVDGDAKTAWFDVNKPDTETERVKVEFDMMHVCPPQTAPDFIRVSPLADEAGWVDVDQSTLRHKTYENIWALGDVMNAPNAKTAAAARKQAPVVAENIVADIKGKSPVAQYDGYGSCPLTVERGKIVLAEFGYGGKLLPSFPSWLIDGTKPSHLAWLLKEKILPPVYWKAMLRGKEWMAKPEKLETA